Below is a window of Pseudarthrobacter equi DNA.
CCGCTGGAGCAGCGCGACCACCTGAACAAAACCCAGAAGAACCTCTACAAGGGCATCAACTCGGACCTGATCGATGCCATCTACGACCTCCTCTACACCAGGAGCCTGTCCGGCATGGTGGACACCCAGTTGCTCACCCACTCCACGCTGACGGCCGCCGAATGGGACGCGGCCGCCGGGACCCACCGGCTGCACCTGGAGCACGGCGAACAGGGCACCTCCTACGCCCTGGACAGCGAGGCCGTGGTGCTGGCCACCGGGTACGGCTACAGCGAACCGGCGTTCCTTAACGGAGTGCAGGACCGGATCGCCCGGGACGGTTCCGGCCGCTTCGCCGTGGACCGGAACTACAGCACCGGCGTTGAACCGGGCGAGATTTTCGTCCAGAACGCCGAACTGCACACCCACGGGTTCGTCACCCCGGACCTGGGCATGGGCGCCTACCGCAACTCCTGCATCCTCCGGGAAATGACCGGCCGCGAGATATACCCGGTGGAACGCAGCATCGCCTTCCAGCAGTTCGGGGCGCCGCTCACCGTCCCGGTCGGGCAGCCGGACCCGGCAGCGGGGAACGTATCCGTGGAGGTGCCGGCATGAGGTTCACGTTCCGGTGCGTGGACCCGGTGGCGGACGCACCCCTCCTGCACAGCTGGGTCACCCAGCCGTACGCCTCGTTCTGGGGAATGCTGTCCGCCACCGAGGCCGGCGTCATTGACGAATACGCGAAGATCCAGGCGAGCGGCCACCACCACGCCCTCCTGGGGCTCGACGGCGGGGTCCCCGCCTTCCTGATGGAGGAGTACCTTCCGGCGTCCTCACCGCTGGCCGACGCCTACCCCGTCCTTCCCGGCGACGCGGGGATGCACCTGCTGGTGGCCCCGCCGTCGGGCGTTCCGGAGCCGGGCTACACCACCGCAGTCATGGATGCCGTCCTGGCCCGGCTCTTCGCCAAGCCCGAGGTGGAGCGCATCGTGGTGGAGCCGGACGCCCGCAACACGAAAATCCACGCCCTCAACGAGCGGTTCGGGTTCCGGCCCGCGGGCGTGGTGGGGCTGCCGGACAAGGATGCGCTGCTCAGCTTCTGCACCCGGGACGGCTACCTCGCCGCCCGCGCAACCCTTCCCACCCTGGAACCCTCCGCCCGCATGGAATCCACCCGCCCCGAAGCCCTGCAGGGAGCCGCAGCACTATGACCGTCCAGCTCGAATCAACCGCCACCGCCGCCGCAGCGCCACACCTCGAAGCGGGCCGGTGGGATGCCGCCAACCGGCACCTGCTTCGCAAGGCGCTCGCCGAGTTCTCGCACGAACGGATCCTCACACCCGAGCCCGTGCCTGGCGCCCCGGAGGCCAACACCTACCGCGTGGCCAGCGCCGACGGCACCCACGAGTACCTGTTTACCGCCAGGATCCTGGAGCTGGAGCACTGGTCCATCAGCGCCGATTCCATCCGGCACATCCAGGACGGCACCGAAGCGCCGCTGGACGTGCTGGAGTTCATCACCGTGTTCCACGAGACCCTCGGCATCAACCTGCAGATGCTCCCGGTCTACCTGGAGGAGGTCAGCAGTACCCTGGCCAGCCATGCCTACAAGCAGTGGGCCGGCCAGCCCTCCGCCGGGGAACTGGCCGCCGGGGTGACGGGCGGGCAGGACATCGCCGCCGACTTCCAATCGATCGAGCGGAGCATGACCGAAGGCCACCCCTGCTTCGTGGCCAACAACGGCCGGCTGGGGTTCGGCGTCAGCGACTACCTGGCCTTCGCACCGGAAACCGGGGCGCCGGTGCTGCTGGAATGGATCGCCGTGCACCGCAGCCACGCCGTGGTCAGCACCAGCAGCGGGCTGGACTACGCCGCGCACCTCGACGCCGAGCTGGGACCGCTGGCCGGCAGCTTCACCAGCGAACTGCTGCTGCAGGGCCTGGACCCGGACCAGTACTTCTTCATGCCGGTCCACCCCTGGCAGTGGGAGAACAAGCTCACGGTCACCTTCGCGGCTGAAATCGCCCGGCAGCGCATCGTCTACCTGGGAACCGGAACCGATTCCTACCAGGCCCAGCAGTCCATCAGGACGTTCTTCAACACCAGCGCCCCGGCCCGGACGTACGTGAAGACCGCCATGTCCGTGCTGAACATGGGGTTCATGCGCGGCCTCTCACCCCAGTACATGAAGGCCACGCCGGCCATCAACGACTGGCTGCGGAAGCTGATCACCGCCGACTCCGCACTGCAACAGCGCGGGTTCACCATGATCGGCGAAA
It encodes the following:
- a CDS encoding IucA/IucC family protein — its product is MTVQLESTATAAAAPHLEAGRWDAANRHLLRKALAEFSHERILTPEPVPGAPEANTYRVASADGTHEYLFTARILELEHWSISADSIRHIQDGTEAPLDVLEFITVFHETLGINLQMLPVYLEEVSSTLASHAYKQWAGQPSAGELAAGVTGGQDIAADFQSIERSMTEGHPCFVANNGRLGFGVSDYLAFAPETGAPVLLEWIAVHRSHAVVSTSSGLDYAAHLDAELGPLAGSFTSELLLQGLDPDQYFFMPVHPWQWENKLTVTFAAEIARQRIVYLGTGTDSYQAQQSIRTFFNTSAPARTYVKTAMSVLNMGFMRGLSPQYMKATPAINDWLRKLITADSALQQRGFTMIGEIAAIGYHNRTYEAASASGSPYRKMLSALWRESPLPLLEYGQQLTTMAALLHVDSAGNPMVSALIERSGLAPEDWLRRYFEAYLVPLVHCLYNYELAFMPHGENVILVLEDGVPVRAIMKDIAEEIVVMGDRLKLPEEVSRIRADIPDGEKVLAIFTDIFDCIFRFLAALLDDDGTLPQETFWRTAADAVRDYQAQHPGLAGQFARHNLFAADFELSCLNRLQLRNNQQMLDLTDPSGGLQMAGRLANPLARFAGETTGEAEGMTEPSRGSGG
- a CDS encoding GNAT family N-acetyltransferase codes for the protein MRFTFRCVDPVADAPLLHSWVTQPYASFWGMLSATEAGVIDEYAKIQASGHHHALLGLDGGVPAFLMEEYLPASSPLADAYPVLPGDAGMHLLVAPPSGVPEPGYTTAVMDAVLARLFAKPEVERIVVEPDARNTKIHALNERFGFRPAGVVGLPDKDALLSFCTRDGYLAARATLPTLEPSARMESTRPEALQGAAAL